In Helianthus annuus cultivar XRQ/B chromosome 3, HanXRQr2.0-SUNRISE, whole genome shotgun sequence, a single window of DNA contains:
- the LOC118490405 gene encoding transcription initiation factor TFIID subunit 3-like, producing the protein MAEHLKMMAGSDSEDEKAKKKKKKVKTQVSSEDEAPVVKRKVKEVPKFKISEDVIAKEIHVNCETCVIMKKKNSELLNNMNRLKESYDVLNKAKNMYNESNEEQSTAMQTLQGAFMIKQKIVNNYIEKCAALEQKLELQRIETDRVNRMKAFEEDEVTEDQNEEKIPEKKTEKKKDTKKKTNKKDSEKTSTSEGESLLVMKEKEKIEIEDAYSVKYFKKKKPKG; encoded by the exons ATGGCAGaacatctgaagatgatggcTGGAAGCGATAGCGAAGATGagaaagccaagaagaaaaagaaaaaggtaaagacacaGGTGAGCAGTGAAGATGAAGCTCCGGTGGTcaaaagaaaagtgaaagaagttccaaaattcAAGATCAGTGAAGATGTCATTGCAAAAGAGATTCATGTGAATTGTGAAACCTGTGTGatcatgaaaaagaaaaatagtGAATTGCTTAACAATATGAACAGgttaaaggaatcttatgatgtgctcaaCAAAGCTAAGAACATGTACAATGAATCCAATGAAGAGCAATCAACAGCAATgcagacacttcagggagcgttcaTGATCAAGCAAAAAATTGTGAACaactacatcgagaagtgtgctgctcttgaacaaAAGTTGGAATTACAAAGGATTGAGACTGATAGAGtgaatc gcatgaaggcatttgaagaggaTGAAGTGACAGAAGATCAAAATGAAGAAAAGATTCCAGAGAAGAAGACTGAAAAGAAGAAAGACACAAAGAAAAAAACTAACAAAAAGGATTCTG AGAAGACATCAACATCCGAGGGAGAAAGTTTGTTGGTGatgaaagagaaagagaagatagagattgaggatgcttacagcgtCAAATACTTCAAGAAAAAGAAGCCCAaaggctga